From the Candidatus Methylomirabilis sp. genome, one window contains:
- a CDS encoding YHS domain-containing protein, with amino-acid sequence MARDPICGMDVLPEEAAGTSRYKGVDYYFCAAGCKEAFDKSPEQYVTESPPPPPPPP; translated from the coding sequence ATGGCGAGAGATCCGATTTGTGGCATGGATGTGCTTCCCGAGGAGGCGGCAGGTACGAGCCGCTACAAGGGTGTGGACTATTATTTCTGTGCAGCGGGCTGCAAGGAGGCGTTCGACAAGTCGCCGGAACAGTATGTGACTGAATCCCCCCCCCCCCCCCCCCCCCCCCC